ACGTGTTTACTGCCTTTGACTCATGGAAAGTCTGGATCGACCAATTTTCCTAGGTAACGTGCAGACCTCTGGacaatttttttctgcattatGTGGTGTATTGGTGGTTGAAATGGTTAAGTCTCGTTTTGTCAACGCAGTCCGACAACCAAGTCATATCTCCTTACTTCCACTTGTGGAAAGTCTGTCTCAACCAATTCTCACAATAAAGCACATAGCTCTGAACAAGTTACCATTGCTGCAACAAGTGCTTTTTTGCCAGATGAAATGGTTAGGCCTTGCTGTGTCAGTGCACTCGAATAATTATGCCATATTTGAAAACCGCTGACCTATGTTAAGAGATCTGAAAACCTGCATCAGCTAGTCTCCTACAGACAGGACACACCTCTGACCAAATTTCGTTTCCTGCATCAAATGGTGTGTTAGTAGTTGAAGTAGTTAGGTCTCACCGTGTCAGTACTGCCAAGCAATCATGCCATATTTCCCCGGCATTGACTCAAGGGAAGTCTCGATCGGCCAATTCTCATTGGTACAGTGCAAACTGCCGTAAGTTATTCTTTTCTGCATTGAATGGCGAATTGGTAGTTGACAGGATTAGATCTGGCTGTATCACTGTAGTCCAGCAACCAGGCCACATTTCACTAAAGTCCTCTTGAGGAAAGTGTGGATTTCCCAGTTCTTGTAATAGAGGGCTTGCCTCTGGAGATGTTTAAATTGCTGCAACATGTGGTCTGTTGATGCCTTGCTGAGTCATTGCACTCTATCAGCCGTGCTACATTTCACTGCCTTAATACATTGATTGTCTGAATCAGTTCTGGAAGGGAGAAGGCAGACctctggtggtgtattgctgtCTGAAGTGGTTCAGTCTCGCTGTATCAATGCAGTCCAGCAACTATGCCACATTTCATCAACTCCCACTTGTGGTAAGTCTGGATCAACCAGTTCACATAATACAGGATGTACTTCTGGACAATTTTCAATTGCTGCAACAAGAGGTCTGTTGGTTGTTGATGTGGTTAGCTCTACATTTACCAATGCAGTCCACGAACTGTGCCACAATTCACTGTCTTTGACTGGAGGAATGTCTGGACCGACCAGCTGTCGTAGTTACAGGTAAGACCTCCGGTGGTGTATTGTTGGTTGAAGTGGTTACGTTTTGCTGTGTCAGCTCAGTCCAACAACCGTGCCAAAGGCCATGAAAGGTCTGGATCGACCAGTTTTCATATATGCCAAAGATCTGTAGGTGTCTGGATCGACCAACTGTCGTAGTCACAGGGAACATGTCTGGAAGTGTTTGAAGTCTCAGCTCAACCACAGAGCCATGCCACATGCTGTGGAAAGTCTGAATCGAAGAGTTCTCATACAGGGTGAAGGTAAGAGGACACGGTTCGACCGTGTGCCGGGACAGTGACCGTCACCAGCCGTACTCGGCCTGACAGGCGTCCAGCCCGTAGCGGTGCCAGAAGGTGCCCTGCTGGGGGCTCGTCATCTGGCGCCAGAAGTAGAGCATGCGCTCGGGGCCGACCTTGTGCATGGTGAGGTAGCTGCGAACATGGCACAGGAGGCGCTCGGCCAGTAGCGGGCGGTCCACGGCGATGGTGGGCACGTGGTACTGTGCCAATCCGGCGGCGCGCGCGGCCACGCCCGTCACGAAGACGTCTTCCAGAGGCAGCAGCGGCGTCTGGAGGGCGGCGCGCAGCAGCGGAGCGAGCGCCCAGCCGGCCACGGCGTAGCTGGGGCCCGTCAGGTAGTCGGGCAGAGCCGCGTCGGGGTGCAGCCAGCGCGGCAGGTACCACTGCGGGTACGGCAGCCGCCAGCGGTGCGGCCGGCCGTGGAACACGTTGCCCACCAGCCCCCAGCCGCGCGACGCCGCCTCCGACAGCAGCCGCAGCACGCCGTGAACGTTCACCAGCACGTCGTCGTCCACCTGCCGACACACCATAGCCCTTCTGAAATGGGCCCCTGTCTGACGGATGCACCACTGAATCAAGCTATTTGTGCGAAGCAAGGAAAATAGCTTTTCACCAACTGTGTACAGGGTAAAGTTAAAATCTTTTGGGTTGTTAGGCTGCgttatatttccttctaaaataatcgccttttcgacccctctgctgggatcttcttcaggatgtttcggtgtccaccATTGCTAGGACACTGTCAGAGACCAGCCTATaacgatggcccaccaatggtagccacaaaaAATTTAGCcaatactcccacttctccagTACAAACGCGGGAAAACTCCCCTTTGTAAGAGAATGCGACAATGATCTCTGgcagtgttctagcaatagtggacaccgaaacatctTGAAGAAGATCCCCGCAaaagggtcgaaacgtcgattatctTAGAAGGTAATATGACGTGGCcgaacaacccagaagattttaactttagtgacaacggccacgaaagcctgcagacttacatatctGGTGTCTCAGGTAGAATGAgagcgtcagtcacttgtttactTTGGTACTGTCCGTTTCGACGGTTCACACCACCATGTTTATTTACGTAGCTGGTGTTGGTTTGTCACTGTGAAAAGACGTCTTTATTCTTCACCAAGAGCAGTGcaggttattttgcgtcttttttagAAACGATAGAGTTGTGAAAGTCTGCTGCCTCTCCAGTGCACATTAATTTTACACTGTCACTTCAAAATTTTtgaagtgagccggccggagtggccgagcggttctaggcgctacagtcgggaaccgcgcgaccgctacggtcgcaggtttgaatcctgtctcgggcatggatgtgtgtgatgtccttaggctagttaggtttaagtagttctaagttctaggggactgatgacctcagcagttaagtcccatagtgctcagagccatttgaacctttttttttttttttttttttgaagtgacaGTGTAAATGTAACGTGTGATGGGGAGCAAATATACAGTATTAGaagggagttcaaaaatggctctaaacactacggaactttacatctgaggtcatcagtcccctagaacttagaactacttaaacataaccaacctaaggacatcacacacatccatgcccgaggcaggattcgaacctgcgaccgttgcggtagcgcggttccagactgaagcgcctagaaccgctcggccacagaggccggctagaCAGGAGTATGCAGTCGTTCTAAACTCTACCATTCCTCAAAAGATGCAAACTAAGCTACACTGAGAAAAGACGTCTGTGCTCTTCACCAATAGCAGCTATGTAAACAAACGGTTCTCCATCTGAAGGTGACGGTGTGAATCATCGAAACTTGCAGTAGCAGAACAAGCAcgtgactgacgcagaaactgttaTTTGTATCTACCTTACGAACGAAATATTCAACCAGCCACGTGTGAGGTTTAAAAACGTTTATTTGAATCAAACAGTGACCGGACTGGGATttcttacaaatccatcttcagatggttgaTACAGACTTCGTAGTTTTCCTACTAGGGCCTCGTTTTATATTTGTTATTGATTTGCTGCATTAGGACAGAAAGCTTTTTAATTCGCTATTTGGCGAAACTTACGAATAATTTAGTGCTTTTGACGTCTATTGAAAGATTTATGAAAGTGTTTTAAAGTTATTAAATCGTGAAACATGTCGAAGACTCACGTGCTGTATAAGTGTGTGGAGAAATCGCTCCGGGTttttgttatgaattttaaaaCCAGCACATTTGTGGACTGCACTCTGTTAGTGCTTTTCAGTTCACTCGCAAATACTTTACTTTCTCTGTTTAAAGGCAGCACGCACGATATAAATTCGAAATTCAGGATCCAgcttcacagagaaaacaatatttTCAAAGATGTTGCAGTGGTAAAGATGTTAGGCAACCAATGTTGCCAGAGTATATGGGCGTAGTAAAATATATCTTTGCTGGAGCAacggaattaatttaaaaatcgAGAAGAAAAGTAGAATTATTTATCATTATTTGCAATGTGCTGAATGGTTAGGATTACACATAAAATACCAAACAAATTTATCTTATTGTAATTGTACGCTGTACGCAGTGTTAGGCGTTGAACGTGGGTAGAAGTTTTCCGCATGTGATGTTCGCCACACACGTGTTTGTGGAACACTAATGTGCAGAAAGTCGCTGTGTGATGGTAGCAAGACTACTCTGCTCCATTTTAATAATGTCACCATGTCTTACTACTCCTGCATAGGCTGTGGAGctacacgttcagaagaaaaatggcaaCTTTGAAGAATACATGTGTCACGCAATGTGCTGAAAAACACTTTACGGTCAGGATTTCTACGTGTCAGGAAGCGCTGACTGCATTTtatcgacagcagcagcagcaacagaatcGCATACTCATCTCGGAAAATTCTTCATTGGTGTGGATGTGTGGCATTTTAGGTAGTGCCTGCACAAACACAGTTAATCGATGCTTATCTTCGATACACTCTCATTCAGTCACACTGCTTCACTTGCAACGCATGACGGATAAATGCGCCTACGACGGGGTAATTTAGTGGTACAAAGACAGCCCGAGCAAAGAGGCTGAAAGCAACGAGGTAAGTGGGCTGGGATAGAACGTCAATGAGTTTTGGTGGGTAAGAAACGCTCGTGCACGCCACTAGCccaaaaataaatgtacattaatCGTGTTCTATCTTGGAAACATTTTGgaacagggcatatgtccatatgaagagtTTTTTCCAAATGAGCGTTTCTATCACACTGTTAAGTATTGACCATTCCTCGTAGGGCAACCTGCATAATAGAATGTATGTAAAGAGTGGAGAGAGCAAATTAAACGTCCAAATTTTACGTCGAAGCGGATGGATTAAAAAACATGAAAGTAAAATAATTCACAAcaataatacatttatgaattttaTCCCGCGTAAAGAATATTATATGAGGTTTCAGGATCGCAGCCCGATTAtgtcgacttcttgccacgatattgcAGCCATCTTCAGGAGACTGTTTTGCACTGGAGACTGctaggttggtttgtgggattaaagggaccagacggctacggtcatcggtccctttttccaaaaactaaaaacacccacagagaataaaaaaccaaaaacagaaaagacggcagacgacacaggacaagaaagactcaaaCAGAGttcagacaaaacgaattaaaatcacacagtgtgacagtggttggccgcccatagagataaaaaaggaaaagccaaccaccgagaaacacactaaaactcagtctaaaatcgtaggccaaaggccagactcaaaacaaaaaaacataacaaacactcagattaaattataaaaaccccctgcctgaataaaacgcaaaactaagcctgtcatGGCAGTGTCATCAATTAAAATAGCAGGAAGCGTATCAGGTAGCGCAAATGTCTGCCCGACCACAGCTAAAAGTGGataggccaacaaaatgtggaccaccgtcaaggctgccccacagcgacaaagaggtgggtcctcacggcgcagtaaataactatgtgtcagccgggtgtggccaatgcggagccgacgaaGGACTTCTGAATCCCTGCGAGTGGCTTGCATGAACGACCGCCACACATCCGTCGTCGTCTTgataggacggagtttgtttggtgtggtcaggttgcgccattcagtgtcccatagTTCGAAAATTTTGCGGCGTAAGATTGCCCGCAAATCAATCGCCGGGACGCCAATGTCCaaagatggtttactggtggcctctttcgccaggcggtctacatgttcattgccgggtatcccaacatggcctgtgGTCCACAAAAATACCACAGAgtggccgcaacaggcaagagcatggagggactcctggacagccatcaccagacgagagcgagggaaacactggtcaatagctcgtaaactgctcagggagtcgctacagataacgaaggactcacctgagcaggagcggatatactctagggcacgaaagatggcgaccagctcagcagtgaaaacgctgcagccagccggcaaggatcgttgttcgtaatgctcccctagagttagagcataaccgacacgaccagcaaccatcgaaccgtcagaaTAAAACGTGCCAGGGCTCTGATACgtggctaggatggaataaaagctgcggcggaaggcctctggagggactgagtcctttgggccctgtgccaattcgagccgaaggcaagggcagggcacacaccacgggggtgtacgcagaggggcccggaatGGAGGTGGGAGAGAGgaaaccccaagcccggagagaagctctctgacgcggaccgcgatcgtacaacccgaccggggcagacgttctgggagatggacgaccgattgtgggAACAGAAGACAATGGTTAGGATcaccgggcaagctacaaacatgtgtagcataagcggccagtaaacgttggcgccgtaaccgcagtggagggacacctgcctccacaagtacgctgtccacagggctggtccggaaagcaccagtggcaagtcggatcccactgtgaagaattgggtccagcacctgcaacgcatatggggatgctgaaccataagccagactcccataatccagacggaactggattaacgcctggtagagccgtaagagggtagagcGGACGGCACCCcacctggtgtggctcaagcatcgcagtgcattaagatgccgccaacacatctgcttaagctgccgaatatgtgggagccaagtcaaccgggcatcaaaaaccacacccaaaaagcgatgtgtctccaccacagcaagaagttccccggcaagataaagctgcggctcAGGGTGAACTGTTTGTCGCCGGCAGAACAGCATatcgcaggtcttggcagccgaaaactggaagccatgcgcgacagcccaagactgcgccttacagatagcgccctgcagctgaagttcagcagctgcaatgccaatggagctatagaagaggcagaagtcgtcagcatacaaggacgctgagacagacgttcccaccgccgcagcgagcccgttaattgcaattaaaaacaggcagacacttaaaacagatccctgtggcaccccgttctcctgaactcgggaggaactctgggaggccgcgacttgcacgcggaaggttcgatgcgacagaaaatttcggatgaaaatcggcagtggagtccgaagaccccaaccatgaagcgtagagaggatgtgatggcgccatgtcgtatcatacacctttcgcatgtcgaaaaagacagcgacgaggtgctgacggcgggcaaaggccgtacaggtggctgactccaggctcaccagattgtcggcggcagagcggcctttacagagcccaccctgagacggagccagaagacccTGAGACTGGAGTACCCAACTCAACCGTCGGCTCACCATGCAtgcgagcaacttgcaaagaatgttgatgaggctaatggggcggtaactgtccacctccaatgggtttttgccaggtttcaaaacaggGGTAACAATGCTTTCccaccattgcgacggaaactcaccctcgacccagatactgttgtaaaggtcgaggaggcgtcggtGGCAGTcgactgagaggtgtttcagcatctgacagtggatgcgatctggcccaggagttgtatcagggcaagcggctagggcactgtggaattcccactcagtgaatggaaagtaggattcaggatggcggaaagccagtgggtaattcacagatgtggaactgagagcaaaatggtctgctaagcggTTGGCAATTATGTCGGAGTCGGTACAAATTGCCCCATTCAGTgacagcgcagggacgctgacagggatccgatagccatagaggcgtctaatctttgcccagacctgtgatggagagacatggaggccaatggtggaaacataccgttcctagcactcctgcttgtgttggcgaatgatgcggGAAGCCCGCGCACGGAGCCGCTTATAGGCGACGAGGTTTTCGAAATATGGATGCcgtttgtgacgctggagcgccagcctgcgatctttaatcgcctcggcgATCGCTGGCGACcgccaaggcacagtcctccgccgaggggacccagaggaactgggaatggaagattctgcggcagtaacgatgccagtgCCGAGACTCagtgaaccactgcatcaatggcttcatgagaaacagcttcaatagcggcagtggaggagaacaagtcccagtcagcgttattcatagcccatctgcaagggcgcccagaagactgacgctgtggcagtgacagaaagatcggaaagtggtcactaccacacaggtcttcatgcacactccattgggcatacggtaagaggctagggctgcagatggaaaggtcgatggcggagtacgtgccatgtgccacactgaaatgtgtgaaggcaccatcgttTAAAAGGGAGAGATCGAgctggcgcctcgacctgttgccactgacccatcccacagagggttatgggcgttgaagtagcccagtaacaggaaaggtggcgggaattgggctatcagcgccgccaggacatgctgcgggacatcatcatccggtggaagatagagactgcagacagtaacagtctgtggcgtccacacccgaacagcgacagcctctaaaggtgctTGTAGAGGGACGGACTcactgtgaagggagtgaaggacatagatgcagacgccaccagacaccctttcgtaagttgcccggttcttataataaccccgatatcCATGGAGGATGGAggttcgcattgccggaaaccaaatttcttgaagagcaatgcagaagaaagggtgaaggttgagaagttgttggagctcagcaagatggtggaagaaattgccgcagttccactggagggtgacattgtccatggctgagaaaggcgagAAGGGACTGgagaggcagattacgccgctgggtcacctgctgccactgattgagcacctgtgcaagtgctatccatggtgtctgagagaccagcgagatcaaggtcctcagcggacgccaggatctcgacctcatcctcagacgcagagctcgaaGGGTGCGGTGGGGTCGGTGCCAcagcaagttctttggccttagaggactttctcttggacttctctcactgagccttgggtttcactggctgggatggcttcaccgattcagtctccaggacggaGGAGGATtgcgaagccctatgaccagctgctggTGGGAGCTTATGCCACTGTCTGGCGTCATCCTTCCTGCTTgtggaagcctgggaagggagggaccccagGGACCCCTTACGAGTGAGAGTAGCTGAATAAGttggacgcttctccggctgagaagcggggacggacgtccccaatGGGTGagagggtgttgctcctgaggtaggtggcgcaggagcaaccgggtgggtagagccccccccccccccccccacggacaagggggcaggaggaggtgtACTGCTCATCGATCCAGCCGGAattctcgaaactgatggggcaagcacagttgttgtagcagcagtGTAGGAAGATGTCATTCTAACAGGATGGAGTcggtcatatttccttttggccttagtataggtcagtcggtccagggtcttatattccacgattttgcgctctttctggaagattctgcagtctggcgagcaaggtgaatgatgctcttcgcagttgacacagatgggaggcggggcacatggagtattgggatgtgatgggcgtccgcaatctcgacatgtgaagctggaagtgcagcgggaagacatatggccgaacttccagcacttaaagccccgcattgggggagggatatagggcttgacgtcacatcggtagaccatcaccttgaccttctccggtaatgtatcatcCTCGAAGGCCAacatgaaggcaccggtagcaatgtgattatcctttggaccccgatgaacgcgccggacgaaatgtacgcctcggcgctctaaattggcgcgcagctcgtcatcagactgcaaaagaaggtccctatggtaaataactccctggaccatatttaaactcttatggggtgtgatcgtAATGGCAACATCTCCCAActcgtcacaagcaagtaaccattgtgactgggcagaggatgctgtttgtatcagtactgacccagagcgcattttgggcaagccctccacctcctcaaacttgtcctctaaatgctcgacgaagaactgaggctttgtggatagagaacactccccatcagctctcgtacaaactaagaataggggcgaataactgctactgccatcctgagactgACGCTCCttccacggtgtggccagggaggggaacgttttcggatcgtacttctgagcattaaattgagcccgagaacgcttagagactgttgGAGGCTGGCcaccagcgacagatgatgtaccacgcttcattgcgggtcatctgccctgatgctacctactccgaccaagggctctccctacgggcgccacccagcctcagcaaggcacagctggcaggatggccattgctaggAGTCcagataccccaggaggataggcatctactccttagcatacgtggggagttaacggcgcaggcatcagtagagcaatccctgtgttgtcagggggctacaaccaacagggtacatggcggccccaccacaacggactggctaccgtgatgGATATTAGGTGCTAAAATGTCCGAGGTCATCGTCTCAGCAAAAAGGAACACTGCACGGTGCATAGTTGTAATCGCACCCAGGAACGTATCCTCCCCCAAGAGGTGGAAAACGAGAGGGGCAGCATTGCGACGAcaagaaagccggctaaaggtctcattgcacgacggatacagtgcacaatgtaaggcgtccttccccaattggctcgctcttcggaagaatttagaaagatggaagtcaaacccgagaggggaccatcacataagaccGAAACGTatcagactccttttagtcgcctcttacgacaggcaggaataccgcgggcctattcttacccccgaaccctcagggggaggggggggggggagactgctgGTACTTGTTGCTAACTTTATACGAAAGATAGACTGAAGTCACTTCGACTCAACGAGTCGGACTTAATTGTAAGCTTCGATGTCGTCTCACTCTTCACTAGTCTCCCTCTCATGCATTCATCGTCACTCATAAGAAGTAAGTTCAAAGTCGATGTAACAGAGCTATTTCATAGTGCCCTCTCTTCAACCTACGTTTTATTCAACAATGAACATTTTAAGCAAATTGACGGTGTTGACATGGGTAGTCCTCTCtcctctggtagcaaacttttttaTGAAAGACTTTGAGGAAAGGGCACTTGATGCGGTAGAACTTGAACCAAACGTCTTCTGGCGATATTTGGATAATACCTCTGTCGTGTGACCCCACTACGAAGAAGCGTTGTCACGCTCTTTGCAGCATCTGGATTATATGTGCTATGGAAGGGGAGAAGGGGGCTGTTTGCCATTTCTGAACGTATTGGTCAATAGGAGAATGGACTGATAGGCGTGGGTCTACAGTAAACGGAATGACCAGCTAATAGCCACCACCCATCGCAAATTATGGGCGTATGTACACCGAAAATGCATCATCCAAAATGTTTCGCAGTTTAATATCTGTTGATAACTTTTAATATCCTGCTATTTCCGAATCTGTAAACTTTGTAccgaaactatatttaatatgcaATGGAAGCAACAGCATACTCATTTGTGAATGTATGTAATTAATTgttattataatgtaaatattgtaaactgcTGGGTAATCGCCAAGGGAAGTCTGTTCAAATGTATCAATaacaacgacgaaatggcagtaggtATGCCGTTGTTTACCTTTGCGTATGGAGAGAGTCTGTCGTGTTGCGAGTAGAGACGTTGCGATTCTAACCTATTGCCTGCCCCATAAGTGTCCGTGGCTGCTGGTTCTCAACCAGCAACAGTAGCAGcaccaggttggttggttgttttggggaaggagaccagacagcgaggtcatcggtctcatcggattagggaaggacggggaaggaagtcggccgtgccctttgaaaggaaccatcccggcatttgcctggagcgatttagggaaatcatggaaaacctaaatcaggatggccggacgcgggattgaaccgtcgtcctcccgaatgcgagtccagtgtgctaaccactgcgccacctcgctcggtagcagcaCCAGCAGCTCACCATTCTCGTCAGCTACATGCTTCGTCATCTGCACAGCCACAACGTTGTAAGGCTGTTCACTGACAGAGTATACCTAATGTTGTATAGGCATTGCCCAGTGGCATTTCTTTAACAAACTTTAATGATTGACTTCCTTGAATAATAACCTGctataaaaatggttctgagcactatggtacttaacttctgagggcatcagtcccctagaacttagaactgcttaaacctaactaacctaaggacatcacacacatccatgcccgaggcaggattcgaacctgctccgcagcggtcgcgtggttccagactgtagcgcttagaaccgctcggccacaccggccggcaacctgCTATAGTTAAAAGCCTGTAGGGCAcccgtgttgtcattgtcctcagacattattaccaagcagggtccctttccttttcACACAGTCACCGAGtatcataaaaatatgaaaattgattaactatttactgccagttttgtttgtttgttaatgactAGTTTCACTCTAAATTTTTCTGCCTCAGTAATTGTTTATTCTTGTACTGTATATCAGAGGCGAAACTAATTTGCAATTGTGAGTATTAATTTCACTCAGACTAACATAAAATTTaagtggcaaaactaataactaaaagtACAGCATAAATTAAGACTACGCAATTTAATTTATTCTGTGTTTTGCTTAGAGAGTGACTTCTGTTGGCTTGGCATGTACtttattgttcttatgttaaaactgaaatcagttgctcatttgcttaaagtaaattcaaaaaatcgttcaaatggctctgagcactatgggacttaacatctgaggtcatcagtcccctagaacttgaaactaattaaacctaactaacctaaggacatcacacacatccatgcccgaggcaggattcgaacctgcgaccgcagcggtggtttggttccagactgtaacgcctagaaccgctcggccacatcggccggcaagtaaattcaattcagtcttaATAATTAAAGGTacattgcttgcctttttctaaattttgcattacgttacgctGAGGTTACTGAATGTCCTTTTTTTAAGTAAGAAAGTTTCACTTACAGTGAAGTCATTTATTTAAGCAGcaacttcatttaattttgatttcaaaatgtagtatttcagaataagtaactttctgattcatttattttctcatgaactgttgtgttgtgtaaAAGTGAGACAACCTTCTGTTGTCACGCCACTGATTATTTGCCTGATTTTcg
The genomic region above belongs to Schistocerca americana isolate TAMUIC-IGC-003095 chromosome 7, iqSchAmer2.1, whole genome shotgun sequence and contains:
- the LOC124621969 gene encoding beta-1,3-galactosyltransferase 4-like; this translates as MPRFWRRRPALALAGLLLLVVVCVLLVYTTVYSPELDWLRRSRDAALYVRPGERTALLLPRSELCHVSGTWQQGPVLLMAVPSAIGRRQRRDAVRQTWGRREPSATRLLFVVGHRGQGVPPEIAEEAALHGDILVEDFLDTYHNLTLKTLFILKWAVSHCPKATYLLKVDDDVLVNVHGVLRLLSEAASRGWGLVGNVFHGRPHRWRLPYPQWYLPRWLHPDAALPDYLTGPSYAVAGWALAPLLRAALQTPLLPLEDVFVTGVAARAAGLAQYHVPTIAVDRPLLAERLLCHVRSYLTMHKVGPERMLYFWRQMTSPQQGTFWHRYGLDACQAEYGW